The sequence TACCGCAAGCCAGTGGCCATGACCGTGGAGGTCGGCGCGCCCgtggacgaggacgaggacgaggacgaggagctgCCGCCCGGCGCGTCGTCGAGGAGTGCGCCATATGCTACAAGGAGTACCTGGTCAGCGGAGCAACGTCCGTGAAGCTGGCGTGCAGCCACACGTTCCACCGCAAGTGCCTGGACCGCTGGACGGCCGTGAACCGGACGTGCCCCTACTGCCGGGCGCCGGTGCCGGTGGAGCAGGACTACTGGGACGACGAGGATGCTTGCGACGACGAGGAGTCGGAGTCTGATGACATCCCTAGCGAGGAGGCCGACGACGAGGAGTCGGAGTCTGATGACATCCCCAGCGAGGAGGGCGACGACGAGGAGTCGGAGTATGATGACATCCCCAGCGAGGAGGGCGATGACTGGGAGTCCGAGTATGAAGACGTCCCCAACGAAGGAGGATGACGGCTCCTCGCCGGCGCCCGACGGCAGTAGCCAGGAAGTCACCGCGGCCTCTCCGGAGTTTGTTAGTTCTGTCAGGGATCTGTCCCTGAGCTGTCTAAGATTAGATTATATTAGATTAGATTAGATTAGATTAGATTAGGAAGTGTTAGCCCGGTTAGGATCTGGATAGATTCAGTTGAGGGTTTATTGGGTATATATATACCTACGTTAGCTTCCTGTACTCAGATTGGAATAAGAAAGCTTAGTTATATTCCAGTTTCAGTTTTCGTTTTATCAAGAACAGAGTACTGTTTCGCATGGATGCGTTGTCGTTCTGAAGTCTTGCGTCGTCAGCGTGATCCATCTGAAGCAAGTAAAAACTCAAAGGTGATGTTTAATATGTGTTACAGTCTCTGTCCTTAAATGATCCAAGTCCAAATAACAGTCTAACGGAACTAGCTAGAAAAAGGTAAAATTGTTTCATATATTCCAGCGAACATATTACATGTGGAATCAACCAAAGTTGTTACTATACAAACCCCTAAAAACTCAAGCAAAGACTAACTAGTTAGCTGACCGTGCGTCGCTACGGTTTATATATATCACATAGATAGCCACTTGTTTAAATGGGTACATTCCAAGCTTTATAATAATACTAACCATAAAGATAATTCGACATATTTCAGTTGCAAATATTTGAATAATAAAGCAAATGTAAAAGATAAAGAATTCATAAGTGTCCATACATAAAAATTGCAAACAAATTTTACATTACCATTGCATGTGAGAAATTATGCCATACTAAAATAAAAATTATATCTCTAGAGACTCGATGTTTAATGAAGTTTTGAAGGAAAACATAAATGTGACCGCTTCATAATTGTAAAAATACATTGCATTACTATACCAACTGAACTTACAGGATATGAAGCTCGACACTTGAACAATGCCAtgaattacaatcattggtgcatAATTTGAAGGACTTTGCCACCTTGGGATGGTATAGGACTCAGGGCCGTGCCTGAGGTAGGGCGGGAGGGGCGGCCGACCTGGGCCCCCATCTCCCAGGGGCCACACCGCACACAAAGTCCAATAAGAATATAGGATAGAAACGGATATTATTTACTATACCAATATATTTTTGAGTTTGTTAGGAGAATGGATTGCTATCACAATATATTTGTTTCTTATCGAATATTATTTACTATACCAATAATTGTGGCATCAGCTGAAAGGAGCTTCTCAAAGCTTAAGTTATTGAAGAATTATTTAAGGTTTGCAATGTCTCAAGAAAGGTTAGACGGGCTAGCAACTTTATGTATTGAGAAGAAATTATTAGATGATGTAAATATTGAAGCCATCATTGATGATTTTGCATCTAGAAATGTTAGAAGACATTTTTAAATTGACCTCTAAAATATATTTAAGGTAATAATCTTACTTATATTTTTTACTGCTCAAGTCTTTCTGTGGTACATCAAGTATAATTAGTTGATACTCCCTCTGTttatttttagttgtcgctggatagttcaattttgtactatccagcgacaactaaaacgaaacggagggagtatatataaTAGTAAAAAATAGTTTTTATGGTGTTGGGGCCTATGTTTATAATCTTGTCCCGGACCCCTCAAAAGTCAGGAACGGCCCTGATAGGACGGTGGATCAACGCTTGCAGAGGAATGTATAGAAGTATAAAAAGGTGAACCAAGTGACAAAGGCACCACATTGAAAAGCTCTAGGTGATGGAATTTACAAGTATCTGCATATTTACATTGTCTTGTTTTTAAATAATATGCACAGTCCTTTTCATTCTAATGTGGATATCCTAATGTGTTTACAAGTAGACTTGCATGTCCTAATGTGTTTAAATAATATGCATCGTTCTTGTTTTTAAATAATATGCACAGTCCTTTTTAAATAATTTACAAGTAGACTTATTTTCAgtaaagcaaacaaacatatgtaGAAGACGACATATAACTGGCAACGCAATATGAACCGAGTAAAGTGGATATCCGAATGTGTTTAGCTGCAACCCCCTTGAATTCCAGCCTTTTTCCTGGGATGGGTGAAATTTGCAAGTAGGACCAAACTTGCATGTTTCAAGTCTTTAGATAATAATACAGAAAAAAAATGTTCAGAAGTTTTTAGCTTCAATATTTGCACAGCATGACATATATAGCTAAAGCACTCGATAAATTGTGTGATCAAAGATGCAGATCTGGTGAAATGTCAAGACTAACGAAAATAGCAAGATGCCCAACATAAGAATACAATTACAAACAATATTGTTCTTAAATTTTTTGAAGATAATAGGTCCGAGTTTATTTCTACCTGCATGCATGTGTTCACCAATATGTCTAAATCTCTAGAACGAACCTTGCAATCTTGTCAAAACTACAAGAATCTGTTAAGTGTATTGCCATTCTTGTCTCTACTTTTTTATTATTCAAATTACAATTGAAAGTGCATGGGCCAGATAAGCAATTTCTTAAAATCATCCTACAAGAAACAAAACTCAATCAGTCAGTGATCGCATAGCATCGTCGAGCAAAAAAACACTTTGCAAGGAAGCACCAACAAACGTAAAGCACGACTAAACATAAATATCACATATGAATTAAATAAAGACGTAAATTCGCAAGCAAGCACCAGCTAACGTAAAGCATGGCTGAACACAAATATCACATCTCACAGGATATTCCCCTGTCATAGTTATACTATGGTTATAATACTTACAATTGATAATTAAGTTGAAGAAAACAAACCTCTGCAAGAATAGCAGTCAAGCAATGTTGCGTACTTGTCAGGGCAGCGAGTTTTGTTGACACCATGTCAGATGCAGAATGCGAAATGTATTGGACTGGGCATCCATTGCTCAGAGTCTagtgagtgtttttaaggctttgccgagtgcttcaggcactcggcaaagccgtcgattccggtagtgcatcAACAAAGGCCCTTGGACATCTCTCCACAGATCATAAAGTACACTTTTTGAGATTTTGTTCCATGAGAAGCGTATCATAGGTAAAATAGTAAATAGCGCAATGAATAAAATACATCTATTTAATAAAAGTTTAAATGTGCCAAAAGTATGGATTAAATTTATACCTGAACCTTGGCCCGCCAAAGCCCCAAATAGTAAGCTTCTATGAATACTAGAAAAAAATACTCAGCTGGTGTGTTGCGCAACATCATGTTAAGACAGACACGATGGTGTGCTGCTCCTAGAGACCAAAAAGTAAAAAAGGAATAGAAGTCGAGAGAAGGGGGGAGCACCTGCTCAGTCGAGTGCTTTTCTGAGACCTATAAAGGCTAGtttgggaaaatagaaatcccaTGAAAAATTGGggtgggctagtttgggaaccccaattccccaagggatttctatttttccaaggaaaattagttcattttcccatggaaaaatagaaaacaCTTGGAAATTtgaggtttccaaactagccctaagtaaTACAATTCAATTCTCTGTTTCTATCTAGTATGGGGTGTGCAGGCCTTGGATCTCCAAGGTGAGGGACAAATGACACAACATAACTCACATTTAGAACTAGTTTGGAAAGTCCATTTTttaagggatttctattttcccaatgaaaaatgaactaatttttcttCGAAAAATGGAAATCTTTTAGGAAAATGGGATTCCCAAACCGAAGAAAATGAAAATCTCTTGAAAAATCTCTTGTGAAAATGTGAGTTCTGCTGTGTCATTTTACTGGATTCCCAATACATGTCTTCACCTGGGTCTCTACATTGGACGGCCAATTTTGCACCTCCTAAAACTGAGGTCAGCCAGTTGTGTTTCGTTGAGAAATCCATATGCGCCAGTTTTAGCCTTTTATCCTCTCAGGTAATTCCGTCCGCGATGAGATCAGCTCCTGCAACACAATTACAAACACAAGGATCAGCCCAAAATTTTTGCTTCTACGACGAAGAACCCAGTGGTGCCGCGCCCTCTACCATGTACCTCTGGTTTAGCAAGGGTGATTCATGCATGGTTAGTTGGTTACCTGCAAAAAACAGTTCGTCAGCAGACATACCACACTATTTTGAACTTAAACTTATACATGGGGCAATTAGAGCTAAAGCATAAGTGCTTTCGGATAaattttccttttgtattttttGCAAACCATATAGCCTCATATGTGTAATGTCATATATTTCATTGTCAATACTATATAGAAGCTCTTGCACATTGCGTTGAGTTGTTGGCTATTTGTCGAAAGGCGAGAGCCTCCTAGACCCCCTCTTCGTCGCCTCTGCGACAAAATCCTCCGACGAACATGGTTGATGCCTGCATTAGATTAAAAGAGAACTATGTTGCCACAAGCCTAAAGAAATGTTGGGATGCTATCAAGTTCATTTCAGATTTAATATTAAAGATTTGGTCAGACGCATCCCAAAGAAATACTTAAAAATCTATGGAGGATGAGAGTTAGACGGTGGCTGGCTCAAGTGTATAGCTTAGATTGTCCTAAATGATTGGCCAGCCGGTGTGTTTCGTCGGTGCTTAGTGCGTAACAATCAAAAAAATTATATGGGCACTGCTTACCTTTTTTGGTTCATCACCAACCACTCACGCTCTCTTCGAGCCCAACTTCCCCACAAATCGCCTCACGCCATATCATCACGGGCGGTGAGTCCCTGGTGAAGCGGAGGCGGGAGTCGTAGTGCGGCACGAAGTTGTGTCGGGCACCGCCACGTTGCTCCATTCCGGTGGAGCGGCGGTGACTAGGTTAGGGGAAGTGGCGAGACTCGAGAGGAGGTGCGGGACAGGCATGGCGCAGTGGCAATAGCGTTGAAGATTTCGGGGTTGCTTCGCTTCTCTGGATTGCAGCACTGCACGCAGCTGACTCATGTTTCACTCGTAGGGGGTCGTTAGTGTTTAGCATCAGAGACCCGGTTATAGGCAGGACAACAGGTTGGATTGGAAAAGGGATAATGACTTTTTTGTAAAATGGATGACAGGTGAACTGCATACCTTTTTTGGCTAGTCACCAACCACTCGCGCTCTCTTCGAGCCCAGCGTTTCGACGAATCGTCTCACGCCATATCGCAACAGGCGGTGAGTCCTAGGTGAAGCAAAGGCGAGAGCCGTAGTGTGGTACAGAGTTGTGTCGGTCACCGCCACAGTGCTCCATTCCAGTGGAGCGGCGGTGACTAGGTTAGGGGAAGTGGCGAGACTTGAGAGGAGGTGCGGGACAGGCATGGCACAATGGCAATAGCGTTGAAGATTTCGGGGTTGCTTCGCTTCTCTGGATTGCAGCACTGCACGCAGCTGACTCATGTTTCACTCGTAGGGGGGGGTCGTTAGTGTTTAGCATCAGAGACCAGGTTATAGGCCAGACAGCAGGTTGGATTAGAAAAAGGATAATGACTTTTTTGTAAAATGGATGACAGGTGAACTGCATACCTTTTTTTGGCTAGTCACCAACCGCTCACGCTCTCTTCGAGCCCAGCGTCCCGACAAATCGCCTCACGCCATCGCCACGGGCCACGACGAGCCCTAGGTGAAGCGGAAGCGGGAGCCGTAGTGTGGCACGGAGTTGCATCAGGTACCACCATGGCGCTCCATTGCAGTGGTGCAGCGACGGCGAGGTTTGGGAAGTGGCAAGACTTGAGAGTAGGTGCGGGACCGACATCACGCAATGGCGACGGCGTTGTAGATTTTGGGGGTTGGTTGCTTCGCTTCTTCGGATTGCGGCGCTGCACgcgtgtgaatcatctaggccccttagtgatgttttggtaattaatgacgactgtttgtggactaacggttcttggagaaataagaatgcagggttggaccatatAGAACAGAAAATCTTGGAGATTGATAagcttggttgtggatcaagtgaaggcaaaggtgtaacataggttttgtttttaccggtctccaggagtttagagaagatacttgaccggattagtaggctagatagtcgtactattaagaggggtcaatgactttgatctgtgtaaaacttagtgtctcatagagcatctagtggttgcatttgcatgaggactaacggcGCTTCCAATTTCAAGagttaaaaatcttttcaaaagcgtGTTTGAAAAATGCTAAGTCTTGGGATaggtggaccgtccgggccatgtgggtggaccgtccgcgatcctccagtggGGTCCGAAGTGTGTTCACTTCTGTCAGGTCCTGTTCATTTGTACTGCGGACCATTCgggccttgggggcggaccgtccgcagtcctgaccagagaaggttactctcggcacagtccctgaattatTGTGCAGACAGTCCGTCCTTGTAGGGCGGATcgtccgcaggtgccaaatttggtttgggcagggactgtgtggtttttggGGTTTGTACTACGGACTATCCTGTGGATATGCCCGGACAGTACTGACTCACAGGTCACGGACTGTCCGGCCTTGTAGGCGGACGGTCTGCATGTGTTAATTCCTCTTGGTCAGAGTTCTGGTGCTTcaagttgccaggtcgcggacggtccggccaaggtgggcggactgtccggaccttacTTTTCTGATAACTCTGACATATTTCAAACGGGAAAATAGTcgttatgtgtacggcggaccgtctggccctagggcgcgaaccgtccgcgtgtgcgcagaatatATGttgtttgcacataacggttggatttgagtgggggctataaatagaaggggagctcgtgtgtgagggctctcttcgccattccttgcacacattgagctcatttgtgatcctccaactcattctctcacactctttgcttgagattgcattctagtgagagattgagtgttcctagtgcatttgcatccattggtgattcttgaggcactaggtggtacaccgagcaagcgtcatcggcttgttactcttggaggttgctgcctcctagacggatcgggtgttgtctccgtcgagctctccaagaagattgtggagaagtcgcggtgttgattgtgaggggttcgcgcctacctcgccggagcggcaaaggtgacattagtggaaacgaggtattgagtgatttcttgtccacttggctcaaagatcaagtcgtgtcttgatagaggagcaagtgagagctagaagtccacctcaacgtggattaggggtgatcggcaaatcaccgataccacgggataaaatctggtgtctttactttcttgcattacttattgccatgcaagtgattagtattttgcatattgttcttcaagtatataATCTCCTTAGTTgtttctcatagattgtttacttgttatcactagagaatttatacctcttgtcatattgattaaatttctctagtgttgttgaatttagtcaaaaccgtctattcgcccccctctagccggtgtcctagatcctacaacgcGGGTACTGTACCAACTCATGTTTCACTCGTACGGGGCTCGTTAGGGTTTAGCACCGGAGACCAGGTTGTAGGCAGGAAGGTGGGTTGGATTAGAAAAAAGGATAAGGACTTTTTTGTAAAATGGATGACAGGCAGTCTGCATACCTTTTTTGGTTAGTCACCAATCGCTCACACTCTCTTTGAGCCTAGCATCCCAATGAATCGTCTCACGCCATCACCACGGGTCACGGTGAGCCCTAGGTGAAGGCGTGAAGCGAAGGTGGGAGCCATAGTGCGGCACGGAGTTGCGTCAAGCACCGCCATGGTGCTCCATTCCAGTGGAGCGGCAACGGCTAGGTTAGGGGAAGTGGCGAGACTCGAGAACAGTGGCGATGGCGTTGAAGATTTCGGGGGTCGGTTGATTGGTTCGCTTCTTTGGATTGCGGCGCTCCACGCGGGTGCTGTACCAACTCATGTTTCACTCGTATAGGGCTTGTTAGGGTTTAGCACCACAGACCGGGCTGTAGACAGGACAGTGGGTTAGATTAGAAAAAAATAAGGACTTTTTTTGTAAAATGGATGACGGTGGAAACCAGAGAAACTAGTGCTTTGTAATATTAGAGATTGTGAAAACATATGCGTCATAAAACAAATGTGAATTCATGGAAAATTATTCTCAAAAGAACATAATTCAAATAATTTACCGTTGTTAACCACAACAGACTAGCTACATCCTAGGAAGATATCCGGAGCTGCGTCTCCTCTGGTGCTTATCCACTTGTAGGAGCCATCTCATCTAATAACGATGTCCTGCTGGACTCGTCTATAAATACATAACCCCGAATACTACTAGTTCCTCTAAAAAACCATATACTAGTGCTCATCCAGCAGCGCCCCTGCCGTAACCATGTCCATGCGTGCTTCGTTGTTGCAAATCGATCGGGTGCGCCTACTACAGCTCTGGCCCGCCCCAGCCGTAACCATGCCCATGCGTCCTCGTCCTCGCTACGCCTACGCCCGCAGGCCGGACGGGAACTACTCCTTCACCATCCAGCGCACCGCGCTGCCGTGCCCCGGCGTGGAGCTCCGCTTCAACACCGTCATCGACTGCACCTGGGGCAAGGACCCCATGCCACCGATCACCATCGACTTCCACAAGAACCTGCCGCGGCTGATCGAACCCCCGATGCCGGCATTATCAGCCGTTCCCGCCCAGATGACCCGCCGATTCACGTGCTCCAGCGGCGACTTCGTCGTCTACAGGCAGCTCCAGCGGGTGGGGGCGATGGTCACGGCCGCGGGGCTGCCCGTGGAGTGCGTGCCCAGCGTGGAGGAGTTCATCCGCCTCTCGGCCTTGTGCGCCATCAACTTGTTCTGCAAGACAGTGGCGATCACCGTGGAGGCCGGCGCGGACGAGGACGAGGATGAGGAGCTGCCGCCCGGCGCGGTCGCCGGGGAGTGCGCCATATGCTACAAGGAGTACCTGGTCGATGGACCCACGTCGGTGAAGCTGGCGTGCAGCCACACGTTCCACCGCAGGTGCCTGGACCGATGGACGGCTGTGAAGTCGATGTGCCCCTACTGCCGGGCGCCGGTGCCGATGGAGCAGGACTGCTGGTACGAAGATGATTGCGACGACTCGGAGTCAGACTATGATGACGTCGCCAGCGAGGAGGACGACGACTCGGAGTCGGACTATGATGACGTCGCAAGCGAGGAGGACGACGACTCGGAGTCGGACTATGATGACGTCGCAAGCGAGGAGGGCGACGGCTCCTCCCCGGCGCCCGACGGCAGTGGCCAGGAAGTCACGGCCTCTCAGCCTTCTTCGACTAGAGCACAACATCAGTGCTAGTTTAATTAGGGCTAGTTTGACGGCCACGAAACCGGAGGGGATTGAAGGGTCTAAGATCTTGAATAACGAGGAGATTTTAGTTTAGCCGCTCTAATACCCTCTGGTTTTCGGACTCCTAAACTAGCCTTTAAAGTTAGTAGTTTTTTTATACTGATGTTAGTAGATATGAAAAATCAGGACCGGCCTAGAAAAATTTAAGGCCCTATGACAAATCTAGAGTATTAATATACTGCCTCCGGTCCCAAAATATTATTAGTTTTAGTTATTGATTTTTTATCTATATTCAACTAGATGATAATGAATATATACACATATATAGAATATATACACCAAGTATTATATGAATCAGTTAAAAAACCAAAAAGAAGAGGGAGTATAATTTTATTAAAAATGGTTAAAACTATATAGAACTAGCAAAACATATATTATAATAGAATATATAAAGAAACATGTATTTATTTGAATTACTTTTGGTGGGTTTTAAATAAAATCTTCTATGATATATTTATATTCAATCTTCTCTATGACTTCACTCTCGAGTGCTATTGTGGCTAAATAATACGTTTTTATTATATCATAGTAGAATACAAATATGATTTTAGTAGTTTTAATTTAGAGAAATTTCGTTCACACATGTAGACATATGTTAGAATCCTACGTAGATTCATTCTTTGGCGCTATGCTCAGCAGTTCCGCTTCGAAGTAGCGACATGATAAGGAGGAAGATAGATGCTACATATTAACATATACTCTAGAAGATTATAAAACTAAAATAGATCTGCTGATTTTTGGAGGCTCAATTTTTTATTAGATCTGTTAATTTTTGGACCCTTAATTTTTTAGGCCTAGGCCTAGCACATGCCTAGGCCTGGGTCTAGGAAAACCTCCTGGGTAACTAAAATTCAGAATGGGTTTAAGGAAAACTAGTCATATGCCCGTGCATTGCTACGGTTTTTACATATATGATATAGGATAAATTTTATTTTCATAAAGCACAAAATATATGTTTTCTATTGATTAGGTGGGTGTGCATATGGAACCAACAACCAAGATCCAAACACTCACTTATacataattgtcggcgtttcgagaccggggggtccctaagccgacgagtgagtgtgccgcgtgccccagcccagatgggtcgagcgcgtgggcgagcgcgaaggggggaaagcgaggtggccggagacgggcatgagagaggtggaaatcccgcggccttcgtgttcgtcccgcgcccaggtcgggtgcgcttgcagtagggggttacaagcgtccacgcgggtgagggaagcgagcggccccaagagagcgtctgtcccgtcctcgtccccgcgcggccaaccttctctaagaaggccctggtccttccttttataggcgtaaggagaggatccaggtgtacaatggggatgtagcagagtgctacgtgtctagcggagggagagctagcgccctaagtaaatgccaatgtggcagccggagagatcttggcaccctgctggtgtgatgtcgtggctgtcggaggagcaacggagcctggcggagggacagctgtcggagcggttgagtccctgctgacgtccccccgcttccgtaagggagctgagagccgccgtcgtcacagggctagcggggcgccatcattgcctatctggcggagcgagccagatgggacaccggtcttgttctctgcggcccgagtcggctcggggcagggtgatgatggcgcttcctgttgacgtggcgggcctgtgccctaggtcaggcgacgtggaggctcctccgaagccgaggtcgagtctgtctcccatggccgaggccgagcccgagcccctgggtcgggcgaggcggagattgttcggcagaggcctgggcggagtccgagccttggggtcgggcgaagcggagttcgtcgtcttctggggctgagcccgagtccgagccctgggtcgggcggagcggagttcgtcgtcttctggggctgagcccgagtccgagccctgggtcgggcggagcggagttcgtcgtcttctggggctgagcccgagtccgagccctgggtcgggcggagcggagttcgccgtcttccggggttgagcccgagtccgagccctgggtcgggcggagcggagttcgccgtcttccggggcttagcccgagtccgagccctgggtcgggcggagcggagttcgccgtcttccggggctgagcccgagtctgagccctaggtcgggcggagcggagttcgccgtcttccggggctgagcccgagtccgagccctgggtcgggcggagcggagttcgccgtcttccggggcttagcccgagtccgagccctgggtcgggcggagcggagtttcctatggcgcctttggcagggcctgactgcctctcagtctcactctgtcaagtggcactgtagtcggagtggcgcaggcggcgctgtccttctgtcagaccggtcagtggagcggcgaagtgacggcggtcacttcggctctgccggggggcgcgcgtcaggataaaggtgtcaggccacctttgcgttaaatgctcctgcgactcggtcggtcggtgcggcgatttagtcagggttgcttctgagagaaggcaaggcctcgggcgagccggagatgtgtccgccgttaaaggggggcctcgggcgagacggaaatccctcggggtcggctgcccttgcccgaggctaggctcgggcgaggcgtgatcgagtcactcgtatggactgatccctgacttgatcgcacccatcaggcctctgcag is a genomic window of Zea mays cultivar B73 chromosome 5, Zm-B73-REFERENCE-NAM-5.0, whole genome shotgun sequence containing:
- the LOC100273367 gene encoding putative RING zinc finger domain superfamily protein → MSMRASLLQIDRVRLLQLWPAPAVTMPMRPRPRYAYARRPDGNYSFTIQRTALPCPGVELRFNTVIDCTWGKDPMPPITIDFHKNLPRLIEPPMPALSAVPAQMTRRFTCSSGDFVVYRQLQRVGAMVTAAGLPVECVPSVEEFIRLSALCAINLFCKTVAITVEAGADEDEDEELPPGAVAGECAICYKEYLVDGPTSVKLACSHTFHRRCLDRWTAVKSMCPYCRAPVPMEQDCWYEDDCDDSESDYDDVASEEDDDSESDYDDVASEEDDDSESDYDDVASEEGDGSSPAPDGSGQEVTASQPSSTRAQHQC